A part of Haloarchaeobius sp. HME9146 genomic DNA contains:
- a CDS encoding anthranilate phosphoribosyltransferase — protein sequence MTKTSQEYGEWPLKRLMTEVCGSGPKSAEDLTREQALEAFQRILGGEPDDLTLGGFWLANRWKHNNAEELGAYTDVMREESVVTAEPDCDPVDCGANYDGKGRSAIFGVGAGVVAAAAGTPVVAHSGDRVPTQKQDAYKHVLDELGIRTELSVQESADMVDETGFGFYYQPEFNPKVHALWEQRDQLGVRSFVNTIETLANPANASVHLGSFYHLAFAKKVCDTFAESRESDVDKVVMFQGMEGYDDIRPGYTKVAEWDGEELSDYEIETANFGMDFEGEDLEVENVAEESATITEAVLARERDDQFADAIALNAAFRMYARDDVSDLDEGLAAAREAIESGDAAAVLDDLRDF from the coding sequence ATGACGAAAACGTCTCAGGAGTACGGCGAGTGGCCGCTGAAACGGCTGATGACGGAAGTGTGTGGCTCGGGTCCGAAGTCCGCGGAGGACCTGACACGCGAACAGGCCCTGGAGGCGTTCCAGCGCATCCTCGGCGGCGAGCCCGACGACCTTACCCTCGGGGGATTCTGGCTGGCGAACCGCTGGAAGCACAACAACGCGGAGGAACTCGGCGCGTACACCGACGTGATGCGCGAGGAGAGCGTCGTGACGGCCGAGCCCGACTGCGACCCCGTCGACTGCGGCGCGAACTACGACGGCAAGGGTCGCTCGGCCATCTTCGGCGTCGGCGCGGGCGTCGTCGCCGCGGCCGCGGGCACCCCGGTCGTCGCGCACTCCGGCGACCGCGTTCCGACGCAGAAGCAGGACGCCTACAAGCACGTGCTGGACGAACTCGGCATCCGGACCGAGCTTTCGGTGCAGGAGTCCGCCGACATGGTCGACGAGACCGGCTTCGGCTTCTACTACCAGCCCGAGTTCAACCCGAAGGTCCACGCGCTCTGGGAGCAGCGCGACCAGCTCGGCGTGCGTTCGTTCGTCAACACCATCGAGACGCTCGCGAACCCCGCGAACGCCTCGGTCCACCTCGGCTCGTTCTACCACCTCGCGTTCGCGAAGAAGGTGTGTGACACCTTCGCCGAGAGCCGCGAGAGCGACGTGGACAAGGTCGTCATGTTCCAGGGCATGGAGGGGTACGACGACATCCGGCCCGGGTACACGAAGGTCGCCGAATGGGACGGCGAAGAGCTCTCCGACTACGAGATCGAGACCGCGAACTTCGGGATGGACTTCGAGGGCGAGGACCTCGAAGTCGAGAACGTCGCCGAAGAGTCCGCAACCATCACCGAGGCGGTCCTGGCGCGCGAGCGCGACGACCAGTTCGCCGACGCCATCGCCCTCAACGCGGCCTTCCGGATGTACGCCCGCGACGACGTGTCCGACCTCGACGAGGGACTGGCGGCGGCCCGCGAGGCCATCGAATCGGGCGACGCGGCCGCAGTGCTAGACGACCTTCGAGACTTCTGA
- a CDS encoding succinylglutamate desuccinylase/aspartoacylase family protein — translation MTRSARHRRERVTLARLPSGVEVTTTVHSYEGPDDGPTVYVQAAQHGREINGTEVCRRLHDELPTTELRGRVVVVPVANPLTFDRVSYTTPEILDSVNPNMNRVWPGNPEGTVHQRMVASLWEYAGEADAIVDLHTGSPDMQTHTVFMEGDPGSRDLANVFGTDLLLAEQAGEEAPDSWHRRGFDGKLRVVAAREGIPAITPELAHNKQIVEDAVKTGVRGVLNVLRSLDVLDGQVIPTGEPRLARNHLGRVDAKESGLFRPAKSLELGQTVSAGDDLGVVYDPTTYEVLQRAEVTRDGILYAITREATVKGGDRLASVAVPLEE, via the coding sequence ATGACCCGCTCGGCTCGCCATCGCAGAGAGCGCGTGACACTCGCCCGGCTCCCGTCGGGCGTGGAGGTCACGACGACGGTCCACAGCTACGAGGGCCCCGACGACGGACCGACGGTGTACGTGCAGGCCGCCCAGCACGGCCGAGAGATAAACGGGACGGAGGTGTGTCGCCGCCTGCACGACGAGTTACCGACGACGGAGCTGCGCGGTCGCGTTGTCGTCGTCCCCGTCGCGAACCCGCTCACGTTCGACCGCGTGTCGTACACCACGCCGGAGATTCTGGACTCGGTGAACCCGAACATGAACCGCGTCTGGCCAGGGAACCCGGAGGGGACGGTCCACCAGCGGATGGTGGCCAGCCTGTGGGAGTACGCCGGCGAGGCCGACGCCATCGTCGACCTGCACACGGGGAGTCCCGACATGCAGACCCATACGGTGTTCATGGAGGGCGACCCCGGTTCTCGCGACCTCGCGAACGTCTTCGGGACGGACCTCCTGCTCGCCGAACAGGCCGGTGAGGAAGCCCCCGACTCGTGGCATCGCCGCGGATTCGACGGGAAACTCCGGGTCGTCGCGGCCCGCGAGGGTATCCCGGCCATCACGCCAGAGCTCGCCCACAACAAGCAGATCGTCGAGGACGCGGTCAAGACCGGGGTCCGTGGCGTGTTGAACGTGCTTCGCTCGCTCGACGTGCTCGACGGGCAGGTGATTCCGACCGGTGAGCCGCGGCTCGCGCGGAACCACCTCGGACGGGTCGACGCCAAGGAGTCGGGGCTGTTCCGTCCGGCAAAGTCGCTCGAACTGGGGCAGACGGTGTCGGCGGGCGACGACCTCGGTGTGGTGTACGACCCGACGACGTACGAGGTGCTCCAGCGCGCCGAGGTGACCCGCGATGGAATCCTCTACGCGATAACGCGGGAAGCGACGGTGAAAGGCGGAGACCGACTCGCGAGCGTCGCGGTCCCGCTGGAAGAGTGA